In Eretmochelys imbricata isolate rEreImb1 chromosome 14, rEreImb1.hap1, whole genome shotgun sequence, a genomic segment contains:
- the LOC144274534 gene encoding zinc finger protein RFP-like, with the protein MAAASPMESLQEEATCPICLEYFTHPVTLECGHNFCRACIAQCWEGPDTAASCPQCRETVQQRNLRPNRQLANVVEITKQLSFQAAKGAGAGGVCGEHQEALKLFCEEDQTPICVVCDRSRAHRAHRVVPIQEAAQEYKEKIQAHLKTLREEREKLLGLKVAGEERSREYLKQTETERQKIVSEFQQLRQFLKEQERLLLTQLEKLDKEIVKIQNENITKLSEGISHLSELISEMEGKCQKPASEFLQDVRSTLSRCEKGKFQQPEEISPELEEQVSNFSQKTIVLMETMRKFKDTLPSALESLGAHRQANVTLDPDTAHPYLVLSEGGKSVRWADTEQDLPDNPERFDTESWVLGCEGFTAGRHWWEVEAEVEVGGEGSWAVGVARESVGRKGEIICSPEVGIWAVGWDWDHFRALTSPATPLTLSWSLSRIRVCLDCGRGQVTFIGAGDEAPIFTFPPGSVPGERIRPWLWVGPESRLRLRP; encoded by the exons atggctgcagcgaGTCCCatggaaagtctccaggaggaagcgacatgtcccatctgtctggagtatttcacacaccctgtcactctggagtgtgggcacaatttctgccgagcctgcatcgcccagtgctgggagggacccGACACAGCcgcctcctgccctcagtgcagagaaactgtgcaacagagaaacctcaggcccaacaggcagctggcaaatgtCGTAGAAATCAccaagcagctgagtttccaGGCAGCGAAGGGAGCAGGAGCGggcggggtgtgtggggaacaccaggaggctctgaaactgttctgtgaagaggatcaaacccccatctgtgtggtgTGCGACAGATCCCGGGCTCACCGCGCTCACAGGGTGGTTCCCATACAGGAagctgcccaggagtacaag GAAAAAATACAAGCCCATTTGAAgactctgagggaagagagagaaaagctgctgGGATTGAAAGTggctggagaggagagaagcCGGGAGTATCTG AAACAGACAGAAACCGAGAGGCAGAAGATTGTGTCTGAATTTCAGCAGCTGCGGCAGTTCCTGAAGGAACAAGAGCGACTCCTGCTAACCCAgctggaaaagctggacaaggagattgtgaagatacagaatgaaaatatcaccaaACTCTCAGAGGGGATTTCCCAtctcagtgagctgatcagtgagatggaggggaagtgtcagaagccagcaagtgaattcctgcag gatgtcagaagcaccttgAGTAG GTGTgagaaggggaagttccagcagccagaggagatTTCTCCAGAACTGGAAGAGCAAGTCAGCAATTTCTCCCAGAAAACTATTGTGCTAATGGAGACTATGAGGAAGTTCAAAG ACACTCTGCCGTCTGCACTGGAATCCCTAGGAGCACACAGACAGG cgaatgtgactctggatccagacacggctcatccctaCCTCGTCCTGTCTGAGGGTGGGAAAAGTGTGAGATGGGCAGACACAGAGCAGGATCTGCCCGACAACCCTGAGAGATTTGACACTGAGTcctgggtgctgggctgtgagggattcaccgCGGGGAGACATTGGtgggaggtggaggcggaggtggaggtggggggtgagggatcctgggctgtgggggtggccagagagtctgtggggaggaagggagagatcaTTTGTAGCCCTGAggtggggatctgggctgtggggtgggactgggaTCATTTccgggctctcacctcccctgcgACCCCCCTGACTCTGAGCTGGTCCCTcagcaggatccgggtttgtctggactgtggccgggggcaggtgacatttatcgGTGCTGGTGAcgaggccccgatcttcactttcccgccgggctccgtccctggggagagaatccgcccctggctctgggtggggccggaATCCCGGCTCCGACTGCGTCCCTGA
- the LOC144274522 gene encoding tripartite motif-containing protein 10-like, translated as MASGAPVREIQEETKCPICLEYLRDPVTVQCGHNFCQVCITQYCEKWAELDSDPLCCPSCRARIPKGTLRKNCQLANIAEKIKELDFKPGKKNLCERHGKALDLFCDEHGEAVCVVCERSSEHRTHPVLLLEEAAQKYKEKIQARLKTLREEREKLLGFKMTRERKRWEYQKQTQTERQKIVSEFHQLRQFLEEQEQLLLAHLGKRDEEIVRIQNENVSKLSEEISRLSELIGELEGKCQKPASEFLQDVRSTLSRCEKGKFQQPEEISPELEEQVSDFSQKTIVLMETLRKFKDTLPSALESLGAHRQANVTLDPDTAHPDLVLSEDGKSVRWGDTRQRLPDTPERFDTVRYVLGCEGFTLGRHCWEVEVGGEEYWALGVARESMGRKGGISCSPEGGIWAMERCGGRFRALTSPATPLTLSRAPSRIRVCLDCDRGQVTFIDAGDEAPIFTFPPGSVPGERIRPWLWVWPGSQLHVCP; from the exons ATGGCCTCAGGGGCTCCTGTAAGGGAAATCCAAGAGGAAACTAAATGTCCCATCTGCCTGGAATATCTGAGGGACCCAGTCACCGTACAGTGCGGGCACAACTTCTGCCAGGTCTGCATCACTCAGTACTGCGAGAAATGGGCAGAGCTGGACTCTGACCCCTTGTGCTGCCCCAGTTGCAGAGCCCGAATCCCTAAAGGGACTCTCCGAAAAAACTGTCAGCTAGCAAATATAGCGGAAAAAATCAAAGAACTGGATTTCAAACCAGGAAAAAAGAATCTGTGTGAGAGACACGGCAAAGCCCTGGATCTGTTCTGTGATGAGCACGGGGAAGCCGTGTGTGTGGTTTGTGAGAGATCCTCAGAGCACAGAACTCACCCGGTGCTTCTcctggaggaggctgcccagaaATACAAG GAAAAAATCCAGGCCCGTTTGAAgactctgagggaagagagagaaaagcttctgGGATTTAAAATGACTAGAGAGCGGAAAAGGTGGGAGTATCAG aaacaaacacaaactgagaggcagaagattgtgtctgaatttcaccaactgcggcagttcctggaggaacaagagcAACTCCTGCTGGCCCACCTGGGAAAGCGGGACGAGGAGATTGTGAGGATCCAGAATGAAAATGTCAGTAAACTCTCCGAGGAGATTTCCCGTCTCAGCGAGCTGATTGGTGAGCTGGAGGGGAAGTGTCAGAAGCCAGcgagtgaattcctgcag gatgtcagaagcaccttgagcag GTGTgagaaggggaagttccagcagccagaggagatTTCTCCTGAACTGGAAGAGCAAGTCAGCGATTTCTCCCAGAAAACTATTGTGCTAATGGAGACTCTGAGGAAGTTCAAAG ACACTCTGCCGTCTGCACTGGAATCCCTAGGAGCACACAGACAGG cgaatgtgactctggatccagacacggctcatcccgacctcgtcctgtctgaggatgggaaaagtgtgagatggggagacacGCGGCAGCGACTGCCCGACACCCCTGAGAGATTTGACACTGTGCGCtatgtgctgggctgtgagggattcaccttggggagacattgctgggaggtggaggttgGGGGTGAGGAATACTGGGCtttgggggtggccagagagtctatggggaggaagggagggatcagctgtAGCCCTGAGGGGGGGATCTGGGCAATGGAGCGGTGCGGGGGTCGGTTccgggctctcacctcccctgcgACCCCCCTGACCCTGAGCCGggcccccagcaggatccgggtttgtctggactgtgaccgggggcaggtgacatttatcgATGCTGGTGAcgaggccccgatcttcactttcccgccgggctccgtccctggggagagaatccgcccctggctctgggtgtggccgggatcccagctccACGTGTGTCCCTGA